Proteins encoded by one window of Rhodohalobacter sp. 614A:
- a CDS encoding endonuclease/exonuclease/phosphatase family protein, protein MKKQIYLYLLLLLFAVGLTRAIFAQANQKPVAVMSYNIRYDNPGDGENAWPNRKDHVAEMIGSRYQADIAGLQEVLIHQLKDLETRLPDYEWVGVGRDDGKSKGEFSPIFYRSDRFELIATNTFWLSENPQIPGSKSWDTSITRIVTWAKFKEAESGQEFYFFNTHFDHRGEQARIESAKVLVDHVKSIAGDTPVLITGDFNVNERTEAYAIMKEEESIHDARYLSETAHEGPTSSSNNWVEMRSPESRIDYVFVNDSIQVLTHKILDDRYEGHFPSDHLPVLSTVRFK, encoded by the coding sequence ATGAAGAAACAAATTTATCTGTATTTATTATTGCTTTTATTTGCGGTCGGTTTGACACGGGCCATTTTTGCACAAGCCAATCAGAAACCGGTTGCCGTCATGTCTTACAATATCCGGTATGATAATCCGGGAGATGGTGAGAATGCATGGCCCAACCGGAAAGATCATGTGGCGGAAATGATCGGGTCCCGATACCAGGCCGATATTGCCGGATTACAGGAAGTGCTGATTCATCAATTGAAAGATCTGGAGACAAGGCTTCCCGATTATGAATGGGTTGGTGTTGGCCGCGATGATGGAAAATCAAAAGGAGAGTTTTCTCCGATTTTTTATCGATCGGACCGGTTTGAGCTAATAGCCACCAACACATTCTGGCTGTCCGAAAATCCCCAGATTCCCGGCAGTAAATCCTGGGATACATCCATTACGAGGATTGTAACCTGGGCGAAGTTCAAAGAAGCTGAAAGCGGACAAGAATTCTATTTCTTTAATACGCATTTCGACCATCGTGGCGAACAAGCCCGTATTGAAAGTGCAAAGGTTCTTGTTGATCATGTGAAATCAATTGCAGGAGATACTCCGGTTCTCATTACCGGGGATTTTAATGTAAATGAACGGACAGAAGCCTACGCCATTATGAAAGAAGAGGAGAGTATTCATGATGCCCGGTATCTTTCTGAAACCGCTCATGAAGGCCCGACCTCATCCAGCAATAACTGGGTGGAGATGAGATCGCCCGAGTCACGGATCGACTATGTTTTTGTAAACGATTCTATCCAGGTACTGACTCACAAAATACTTGATGACCGTTATGAAGGTCATTTTCCATCCGACCACCTGCCGGTTCTTTCAACGGTTCGTTTCAAATAA
- a CDS encoding DUF6266 family protein, whose amino-acid sequence MARLTSGILGGISGTVGNVVGGRWRGIDYIRSKPASVKNPNTEAQQQQRMRFKLVIQFLRKISPLVNIGLSNGSNNRTPMNRGMSLNLKEAITGTFPDLEINWEKLIFSQGNLAMGTNAAADLSVADTVTITWENTQSTSSSSDTDGALVLLSNTDRDEVVYSLHGASRVDGQVDVDIPQEWSGENIACYLSFRSETGKDVSDNQFLGIEVAA is encoded by the coding sequence ATGGCACGTTTAACTTCTGGTATCCTGGGTGGAATCTCAGGTACCGTCGGAAATGTAGTAGGAGGCCGCTGGCGGGGCATCGACTACATCAGATCGAAACCCGCCTCGGTGAAAAACCCGAACACGGAAGCACAACAGCAACAGCGAATGCGATTCAAGCTGGTTATTCAGTTTTTACGCAAAATAAGTCCTTTGGTCAACATTGGACTGAGCAACGGTTCGAATAACCGAACACCGATGAATCGTGGAATGTCTCTGAACTTAAAAGAGGCCATTACCGGAACATTCCCGGATCTTGAGATCAACTGGGAGAAGCTGATCTTCTCCCAGGGAAATCTTGCCATGGGAACCAATGCTGCGGCTGACCTTTCGGTTGCCGATACAGTAACCATTACCTGGGAGAATACCCAAAGCACATCCAGTAGTTCCGACACGGATGGAGCCCTTGTGTTGCTAAGCAATACAGACCGAGACGAGGTTGTTTACAGCCTTCACGGTGCCTCAAGGGTGGACGGACAAGTTGATGTAGATATTCCGCAAGAGTGGAGTGGAGAAAACATTGCCTGTTATCTTTCATTCCGTTCTGAAACAGGAAAAGATGTCTCAGACAATCAGTTCCTGGGAATTGAAGTTGCAGCTTAA
- a CDS encoding potassium/proton antiporter: MLSIYLLVGALLLLLSIFSSKLSTRFGIPVLLVFLGIGMIVGSDGLNWIYFDNYELAQYLGIIALIYILFSGGLDTRWKKIQPVIIPGISLSTLGVLVSALIVGVFTSWLLNFGLLEGVLVGAIVSSTDAAAVFSVLRSKALGFKYRLKELMEFESGTNDPMAIFLAIGIIQLLILPDFGWLEMTLLFFQQISVGLLGGYIFGKLTTWIINSINLEYDGLYPVLMLALVPLIYSVIDLMGGSGFLAVYIAGMVLGNSNFIHQRSLINFFDGLGWLMQITMFLTLGLLVFPTQIMAISGTGLLVALVLILVARPVSVFVSLFFSRFKMRSKLMISWTGLRGAVPIIMATFPLGASMENAELIFSIVFFVVVTSVLIQGPFIPLIARWLHVDSPILPKTKFPIEFEPSVDTKSALKEIVVDEKDSIIGKKIIDLDFPNDALIVIINREGKFLVPRGTTELQANDKLLVLSKKDQFDKIKRLLKSDFENQTSGNAV; this comes from the coding sequence ATGCTCTCAATATACTTGCTTGTAGGAGCTCTTCTTTTACTTTTGAGTATTTTTTCTAGTAAGCTTTCAACTCGATTTGGAATACCAGTATTATTAGTCTTTCTGGGTATTGGAATGATTGTAGGTTCAGATGGTCTAAACTGGATTTATTTTGATAACTATGAATTAGCTCAATACCTCGGTATTATTGCACTTATTTATATTTTGTTCTCGGGTGGTCTGGATACACGATGGAAAAAAATACAGCCAGTTATTATTCCAGGCATTTCTCTTTCAACTTTAGGTGTTTTAGTCAGTGCGTTAATTGTGGGAGTTTTCACAAGTTGGCTGCTGAATTTTGGTCTCCTTGAAGGTGTACTGGTAGGTGCTATTGTATCCTCAACTGATGCTGCTGCTGTGTTTTCAGTGCTTCGGTCAAAAGCTTTGGGCTTCAAATATCGTCTCAAGGAATTGATGGAATTTGAATCCGGCACTAACGATCCAATGGCTATATTCCTTGCCATTGGTATTATCCAATTGCTGATTCTACCGGATTTCGGTTGGCTTGAAATGACCCTTTTATTTTTTCAGCAGATATCTGTTGGTTTGCTTGGAGGTTACATTTTTGGCAAACTTACTACCTGGATTATCAATAGCATCAATTTAGAATATGATGGTCTGTATCCGGTGTTAATGCTGGCTTTAGTTCCCTTGATTTATTCTGTTATTGATTTAATGGGAGGAAGCGGATTTTTGGCTGTTTATATTGCGGGAATGGTGTTGGGAAACTCCAATTTTATTCATCAAAGAAGTTTAATTAACTTTTTCGACGGTCTGGGATGGTTAATGCAAATCACTATGTTTCTTACGCTTGGCTTACTAGTGTTTCCTACTCAAATAATGGCGATATCAGGAACAGGGTTGTTAGTTGCGTTAGTTTTAATACTTGTTGCCCGCCCAGTAAGTGTCTTTGTATCGCTGTTTTTCAGTCGTTTTAAGATGCGCTCAAAATTAATGATTTCATGGACTGGATTACGTGGTGCAGTTCCCATTATCATGGCGACATTTCCCTTAGGAGCCAGTATGGAAAATGCCGAATTGATATTCAGTATAGTATTTTTTGTAGTGGTAACTTCTGTTCTTATTCAGGGGCCGTTTATCCCCCTGATTGCACGGTGGCTTCATGTTGATTCTCCCATTCTCCCTAAAACAAAATTTCCCATAGAGTTCGAACCATCCGTAGATACAAAAAGTGCACTCAAAGAAATTGTTGTTGATGAAAAGGATTCCATAATTGGGAAAAAAATCATTGATTTAGACTTCCCTAACGATGCACTGATTGTAATCATTAACCGGGAAGGAAAGTTCTTAGTACCCCGGGGAACCACAGAGTTACAAGCAAATGATAAATTGCTTGTACTTTCTAAAAAAGATCAGTTTGACAAAATCAAGAGACTATTAAAATCTGATTTCGAAAATCAAACATCGGGAAATGCCGTCTAA